The following DNA comes from Fusarium fujikuroi IMI 58289 draft genome, chromosome FFUJ_chr03.
CGGTAACACTGGTGTAAAGGCATATCGGATGATTTTGAGAGAATCAGTTAATAAGCTGTACAAGACAGAGGCTTGGGTATTAGAGCTTCCTGTCAATGCCTATGCACAAATCCTGTAACCGACCGTGAAGCAGGATATGAGACATGCCCATTGCTTATCGCTCATTATAATGACGCTCAGAAGAACGGTGTGTCAATGACTGCAGGATATTGAGATAAATGGGAATTTGTTTTGTTGGAGTTGATTTGGAGAAGTGAAAATTGCGTATGTTGTGTACGGGCAGGGAGGTTTGTACGCTCGGAAGTCGTGACTTCCCGGACTGTTATTCCTAAGAGCCCAAGGAAGGTGCGACTACAAGTGCGACCTGCCGACTATAGGCACTGAGGCCTTATGTGAGGGAGCTTAAGAATGGATGGAAGTCAATGCTCGACCTAGATCGCAATTCTGAATCTGCCTACTACCTAAGCTAGAGGTTAGCATGTTAGATGGTTATCAACTCCACGATTCTCCTGCTCCTATTATTTACCTTCCTATGCACTCCACCCACTGTACCCTACATCCAAATTCCTGTGCATCACTAAAACGATCGAAAGCAAAGATAACCTCCTCTTCGCTTAACCCTACCTTCAACGAGCCGTCAGTTCCGCCCGGATCCGTACGGCCTGGAACCAGATCGTCTGCAGTGTAGCCAACATTGCGCGCCTCCAGCTGTTTAAGCCGGAAAGAAGGATGCCCGACGCTAAGCGATCTGTCGACTCGGATATATTGGAAATCAtactcatcgccatcgtggTCTTCGTGCTCGTCTTGCTCCTCGCTGTCCTCATCGTAATTGGCGCCAGCTATAGAGCACCTCGAAGGACTCGAGATACTAAGAACGGACAGCGTGAGACGCACTGGAATACGTTGCACCAGccagatcaaggagatggaACATATCATGACCATGAGGCTTCATTCATCAAGAGTGTCCGAAGGCGAAGCCAGTCTTTGGCAGAAGAGCTCCGCTTGGAGCTGATTAACCTAAAACGCAACCTATCTTTACTTACAATCCCCTCGAGGAGCCGGCTGGAAAACACAAACACAAGCGGAGCGCGAAGATTTAGCATTGACCAGTTACTGAGTTTCTCCACGAATAGCTCAGAATTAGTCACAGATTGTGAGAGCTGCTATGAGTACCTGGACTCCCCGCTGTCCGCAACAGGAAGGGACGAGGACGCTATGGGGACACAGAGAAGGCAAATTCGACCAACGATGAACGCAGCGACATATGAGGAGGCGCAACAGTAGGACAGCCCCTTACTGTAGGCTACAGGGAcaacgatgatgaagactggTGAAAGGTCAGGATTGGCAGGTTGTTGTACATGATACCTCTATTGAATCTGAAAAACCCATCCTACTCTGACATTGGCTCTCCGTGAAGCCCGCAGCAAAATTCCCTGTGTCATCCCTTAACACATCGCCATTTTCTGGTGTGTTCGTTGCTGGTACAAAATAAACGGTTCGTTTCTCTTCATTGGCGCCCACCACTGTAACACCTTATGCGGACTGCTTCTTGAGTTCTCGCGCAGCTTGCTTCAGGCTGAAGTTGCACTCCTCATAGGCACGGCCAGCACCGAAGCCGACACCAACGAATGCGGGCCATGCTCTTCGCTTGAACAGAAGGACGGAGAAGACGACGCCGAAACCGAGACCGAGGGAGGACTTGACAAGGAGGTTGGAGAGGCAGCGATCCCACTAGAATTAAGTCAGTACTGGAACTTTGTACAGAAAGCGTTTGAAGTATTCGGGTCTCGTGATTACCTTCTCATTGAGAAGAGACTCGCTAAGCGGCCGGGAAATGGCGCTGGGAGGAGGGCGGGCGACAGTGGAATCGGCCATTTTGAACTGTGAAGTATCGCGTCAGATTCATTGATCGGAGATTAATAGAACAAAAGGAATTGGCATACTTAGGTCGTGCAATCGGTCGTGACGAGCGAAATCAAGAGCTGCAACGAGCTTTATCTATGGACGTGATGTCAAGCTTGAACATGGAACAAGCCGGGTGACAAGAGCCGGGCTGTAGGCGGTGAGCATGGTGAGCCGGTAACGGCTTGGCGTTGTGGCAGAATTTTGGAAATTTTGGGTGGAGCTCAGGAAAAGTCGCGGGGCGCATTCAAAGATCGAGGTTTgtatagcttcttttctcaacCATTTCTTTTCAATCATTCCTTTGTAAAACTGTCGCTATGGATATGTATATGGCGGAAGACTCCTCACAAGAAAATTCCTCAACTCTAGTATGTGTCTTTCTTGCTGCGTGCTTCCCAATTGTGAATGCTTACACGTGCTACAGCAAAAGATGGACCTGATTCAGACTGTGAGAGGTCTTGACCAAAACGGTCCAGGCGAAGATGGAAAGAATCTAGAAAAGCTATGGAACAGTTTGACTGTATCAGCAGATAGCCAATTCCATGCTGCAGAGGAGAGCAGCTTGCGATGGCTGCTAAAGTCGATGAACGGCGCATCAAAAGATGCCGAAACTTTGCGACGCTGGCCCCTGACCTGGACTATCCTTGAATGTGTCTTTCAGCGCATTCCTTTATTCTCACTCGCAAAGTCTCTTGCCGATAGACGATTCATTGCAGTACTGCAGCAAACTCTGAAAGATATCTCACAACCAGCTACGAACTCATCATTCAGTTCCTCCAAGAGAAAGCGGTCGCCAACGAAGAGCTTCGAGGTCGAAGCTCTACGAGATACCGAAGGGTGTCTTATGAGTGGAGATGCTTTACTAAGTGCCCTGAAGACATTACTGGACCGCCTTCGTTCATCTGCCACGCAATCATCCCACGACAAGATCGGCGCAGAGCATATCCGATCTCTGTTCTGTACCTCAGCAGCTGATGCAGCGACCCTGGCATCATTGTCCCTAAAGCTGTGCAATGTTGCGCTTACTGGCggtgaagagcaagaagggaGGGAATACTGGATCGAGACGATATCATCCATCTGGGATTTTCACTTGCAAGGAACCGATGATACACTGGAGGTCGCAGCACAGCTATTCACACCATCCGCTGCCATCTTCAGCAAACTTGAGGGTATCGATGGATCACACGACAGGGTTACACGAGACCCCCTACGGGCGAAATGGACGATCGATTTGGAAAATCTCATGCATCGCAATTTGATACTCCCCGCCCGAGCCGCCTTCATTAACCGGCAAGATATGGAACCCATCGCTAGAGCACTTCATGCAGCCGAGAAAAACCTTGAAACGGCAGCTCCTGCGCTGTACTTCTTAGCTTCAAGTGTGACAGATGCTCTTGGTGAAGGAAGGTTACGGAAGGGAAATATCGACTGGATGAAGCAGATCTTCAAAGTTGTGGAAGGCTCGCTCAGAGGACGAGAGAACAGAGATAAGCTGGTGCAGGCTGTTCTGGAGCGAGCGGCTGAAAAGTCAATGTCAATCGACACAAATGATCTGCGTTCTGTTTGTCGAGAATATGCCCTACAGGAGGATAGCATAAACTGGCATTTAACCTCAGTCATTGCTGGTTGTGATTTTGATGTGTTCAAGCTCCCCGAAGGCGAAAGCCTGCTAGAGACCGTCTGCGAGCGAAGCGTCTCCTCAGAGCTTAAGCATCAGGATCCAGAATCAGTTTCCAAAATCATTCAAGCCATCGCTCAAGTATACCGAACTGGACGAGATTTCGCTGGGTTCCTGAAGTTGTGGTTCCAGCAGCTTTGtaaggttgagaagaagaagactaAGACTGCCTCACCATGGCTTCAGGTTggccaagagaagcaggaaAATACTTCATTCGAGAGCTTGATTGAAAAGGAGATGTCACCAcagcagcttctggagatTTTGGAGTGGgtcaaggaagagaaacTGCACTCCAGGGcactctgcctcttcttggaCTGCATTGCTCAAGGCACTCGAAGCGAGACATACGTGGATGCCGTTGGCAGTAAACTATTTGACTTGGTAAGCCAAGTGAAAAAGACGTCGTCCACCCTGACAGCACTGAAGTGGGGAGTTGTGTCGAAGACCATTTCTTGGGTGACCCCTCAGTCACGAGCTGAAATTTGGGCCTCTGTCCAAGGACAACTGACCAAGATTTTGTCTGAGTCACCTCTCGAGTCTAAGGAAACGTATGAGGCCTTCAAATGCTGTTGCCAAGCTTGGGTTTCCTTGAGCCCTGATGACGCACATATCAGCGAGCCCGCAAGCCTGGTGGATGCTTTCACCACTCGACTGTCAAAGGACCtgctctcatcaaagtcccTGAAGGGGAGAGACCTTTCATCATTCTTACAGCATGGTTATAAGCCAGATTTCCTCGAAGAAGCTGCCCCAGAGCATTATTTGGCCTGGTTTTTGCGGGGCTCTGGCCGTTTAAGCCGATTCGTTTATGGCACCAAAGCTACCCTCCCCCAAGCATTGCAGAATGCGTTATCTCTACCCAGCAGTGAAGTTGCTCATTCGAGGGATATTTGGGCATGCCTCCTTGAGAACGAAAACAACATGAACACAGTCAAAGTCGCTGGCGACCTTATCGACCGACTGATCAAGTCGTTGGAAGAGGATGGAAAGGAGAAGCGATGGCCTGCAGAGAGCAGCCAGGCCTGGATTCGGAGCCTGAGCAGTACTCATACAGATGCCTTTACTCGACCGCAGAGAGAACGTATTATGGAATTACTCAATGCTCACAGAGCAAAGACGACAAAACGGATATCGATCGAGGGGTGGAGATACATTCTCGGACTGTCCACTAAATTGATGGGCCGAGCGACTTTCTACGAAGGAATGGAATTCTCCCATTTAGTTGATGTTGCGGATGCTATGTCAGACATCTCTAGCTCAACGCCTACTCAAGACAGCACTTTAATCGATCTGATCGAAGCATATTATTTGATGGCGGCGGCCACTATTCGACAGATGGCGGAGCatttggaggagagaagtAACAAATATTTTGAGGAGAGTCGCAGTTTCATTTCTGACTGTGAAGAAGCTGGGGATTTGTCGCCTTTCCGCATGACCCTTTTGAAAGCGTTAATCacagaggctgagaagtCGCCAAACTTTGCTAGCCATCCTGAGCTAAGCACAGTGTCTGATGCAGCAAAGGATGCATTAGGAAAATGTGTGATTGCAGCTACTGGCTACTTCTTGAAAACGAAGAAGGCATTTGAGACTCACAATGTCATTGCCAACCTCAGGCTTCTTGCTGCAGTCGATGCCGCAGACTCGATGGAGAGTCTTTCAGGGGCTTCCAGACTAAAGGAATCGGACATAAGAAAGGCGGAAAAGAGCAGCCATGCAGCCATGGCGGCAGGAGATCTCCGCGGATGGCAAATACAAACGTTCCTCAGGACCTACTTCTCTGCGCATCTGGAAGAACCCCGACCAACAACGTTTTACAGCATCAGCCAGGTACCACAGGAACTTCGCGAGCCTTTCTTCCAGAGCAATGTTGCTTCGGTCACAAAGGAGATGGACACCTCCGCTAAGATGGCGTACTTGAGGGACCTCATTCATGTGTTTGTGCAAGGTTCGGACTCGGATGGTCAAGCATCGGCTATCTATACCGTTGTGAACCAGCTCCTAGGTAAGACAACTGAAGCCATTGAAGTTGTGTCAACTAACACAGATTAGCATGCCCTGATCTACAAGGGAAAGGCTCCGGGTTTGACCTGGCGACCGCTCACAGTGAGCTGACCTCAACCCTGTTGACGCTCAAGAGCCAGTCCGTTTGTACCCGAGTGTGTCGTATTCTCTGCACACTcctggagaagaagccccAGTCGATGACCCAATGGAACATCGAGTTGGTGCTCAATACCATCTCTGACTTGAGCCTGTCAACGAAGACGCTTGACGAACAAGTGTCCAATGAAAGAGTACCCTTTGCCCTGTTGTGCAGTTTGATGGAAGTTATCATCAAGAAACACCGTCTCCGGCTTGAAGGTCATCACCACCTTCTCTTGTCAGCAATGCAGGCTCTCCTCCGTAACCTCATTATCAACCACAGTACTACTGATACCTTAAGCCAAAGCTCGCACGAGACAAAAGCTCATCGCTATGCCCGTCTTGTTACTCTTATCTGCGAACCAACAGCAGGTGCTGTGTCTCGATCTCAGCACCAGAATTCTCTTGACTCAGCTACAGATGCGGCGAAGCGTTCAGCTGGACGACATATGTACCTGGTCATGATGCAGTACGTCAAGTTAcagcttgaagctgatgtgCCCCGCCGAGTGAGAGAAGCTCTTGAGCCTGCCATGAACTCCATCTTCGATATCACACCCCCTGAGGTGAGGAAGATTTTGAACGACGCCATGGATGGAAGCGGACGTGCTATTGTGAAGGAAATGTTCAAGTCATATACCAAGTTTGGTAAATGGAGCGGCGTATAAACGGGGACTATAGATATTGATAGATACCACCACATACATAGATATCAGAAAAGCATAGCAGGTTTGTtcattattattattattattattattattaaatgGGTATCTCTAATCATTACCTGGATTTTTTGGAACCTGACAATGCATTATTAAGCGCTTGGGGATTTCTTGTTGTACAAGCTTGGGTGGCCGTACTTTTTTGCGTGGCTCTTGATCTGGTGATCAAGAATAGGACGAACAAAGATCCATACAAATGTAGCAAGCAGAGCTCCAAGAACGTCAATGAAGCTGTTCTTGGGAGTGCCACCAAAAGATGCCCACTTCATGAGTGAACCAAGGAAGTTTACAGTAATATGGTGCTGTCCAGCTTCCAGACCCTTGATAGCTACCGCAGCAACTTCATCTGGGGTTTGCTTGGGGTCGTCCTTCtcaatggtcttggtgatCTCGGGCTTATGCTCGTTCTCGTGGACATTACCAGGGGAGAGAATGGTGCCAGGCAAAACTAGATGGACTTGAACATTCTGAGGATACAGCATGACTTCTTGCTGGATACATTCGGCCAGACCTTTCATTGCATACTTGGAGGGGGTGTAGGGAGTGTATCCTGGAGGAGAATAGCAGGCACAGACACTTCCAGTCATGATGAAGTGCTTGGGCTCCTTTTCGACAGGCTTGTCTATAGCGAGCCACTCGCGCATAGCAGCATGTGCCATCTCAGCTGTGCCCCAGAAGTTGACGTCCATGTGCTGTCGCATTGACTTCATTTCCATATCGACGAACAATTCGGGGAAGGAGAATCCAGCGACGGTCCAGACGATATCAGGGGCTTGACCATTGTTCCAGCTGATGACTTTTTCGAGGAGAGGTTTCGCGTATGATTCCGCAGAGACGTCGGCGGCGATGTAGTGGAAGCGTTGGGTCTGGGGATTCTTG
Coding sequences within:
- a CDS encoding related to 3-ketosphinganine reductase, with translation MDLSPTTLVTYIAISVVTIFIGWLIMGFFGGNKFPVEGKTVLITGASEGMGLSAATQLSAKGANIVLVSRSASKLEAALFIVKAAAKNPQTQRFHYIAADVSAESYAKPLLEKVISWNNGQAPDIVWTVAGFSFPELFVDMEMKSMRQHMDVNFWGTAEMAHAAMREWLAIDKPVEKEPKHFIMTGSVCACYSPPGYTPYTPSKYAMKGLAECIQQEVMLYPQNVQVHLVLPGTILSPGNVHENEHKPEITKTIEKDDPKQTPDEVAAVAIKGLEAGQHHITVNFLGSLMKWASFGGTPKNSFIDVLGALLATFVWIFVRPILDHQIKSHAKKYGHPSLYNKKSPSA